The following are encoded together in the Zingiber officinale cultivar Zhangliang chromosome 8A, Zo_v1.1, whole genome shotgun sequence genome:
- the LOC122008745 gene encoding serine carboxypeptidase II-3-like yields the protein MRQGDALNKFCFNNTARRSSSSWPSSLLSVSDLESKVYDNNGMKEDDKVVRLPGQPVGVHFNQYAGYVTVDKPNGRALFYYFAEAVENSGSKPLVLWLNGGPGCSSLGYGAMEELGPFRVMSDGKTLYRNPYAWNEVANVLFLESPAGVGFSYSNTTSDYAKSGDRRTATDALVFLVNWFERFPEYKGRDFFITGESYAGHYVPQLAHAILHHKDRLINLKGIAIGNAVINEETDRKGLFDYFWTHALIADETIVSIHKFCNFSPDTQQQPPECDRAVAEANRVFDEVNIYNIYAPLCFSLGVTPTPKLPSIDNFDPCTSNYVEAYLNNHEVQKALHANVTKLNYTWSACSQVIPGWSDRPFTMLPIIHELLSNGIRVLKYSGDFDGRVPVTSTRYSLNKLKLKVNVPWRAWMLNSEVGGYTVVYDHNLTFATIRGAGHEAPSYQPARALEMIKSFLQGVHLPAV from the exons ATGCGGCAGGGAGATGCACTGAACAAGTTCTGCTTTAATAACACAGCAAGGAGGTCTTCTTCTTCATGGCCTAGCAGTCTCCTTTCGGTATCTGACCTGGAGTCGAAGGTCTACGACAATAACGGGATGAAGGAGGACGACAAGGTAGTTCGGCTGCCCGGCCAACCAGTCGGCGTGCATTTCAATCAGTACGCAGGTTATGTCACCGTCGACAAACCCAATGGTCGGGCTCTATTTTACTACTTCGCCGAGGCTGTCGAGAACAGCGGGTCGAAGCCTCTTGTGCTCTGGCTCAATGGAG GGCCGGGGTGTTCGTCACTGGGGTACGGCGCCATGGAGGAGCTCGGGCCGTTTCGGGTCATGAGCGACGGCAAGACTCTATACAGGAATCCCTACGCTTGGAACGAAG TGGCGAACGTCTTGTTCCTCGAGAGCCCCGCCGGCGTCGGCTTCTCCTACTCCAACACCACGTCGGACTACGCCAAGAGCGGAGATCGTAGGACGGCGACCGACGCGCTGGTTTTCCTCGTCAACTGGTTCGAGCGGTTCCCGGAGTATAAGGGGAGGGACTTCTTCATCACCGGCGAGAGCTACGCCGGCCACTACGTCCCCCAGCTCGCCCATGCCATACTCCATCACAAAGATCGCCTCATCAACCTCAAAGGCATCGCG ATCGGGAACGCGGTGATCAACGAGGAGACGGATAGGAAGGGGTTGTTCGACTACTTCTGGACACACGCGTTGATCGCCGACGAGACCATCGTCTCGATCCACAAGTTCTGCAATTTCTCGCCGGATACGCAGCAGCAGCCTCCGGAGTGCGACCGAGCGGTCGCCGAGGCGAACCGCGTCTTCGACGAAGTGAACATCTACAACATATACGCGCCGCTGTGCTTCTCGTTGGGTGTGACGCCGACTCCAAAGTTGCCTTCG ATTGACAATTTTGATCCTTGTACTTCTAATTACGTGGAGGCATACCTTAACAATCATGAGGTGCAGAAAGCTCTACATGCCAATGTGACAAAGCTCAATTACACTTGGTCGGCTTGTAG CCAAGTGATACCTGGTTGGTCAGATCGGCCTTTCACAATGTTGCCAATTATTCACGAATTGTTATCTAATGGGATTAGGGTTTTGAAGTACag TGGTGACTTTGATGGAAGAGTTCCTGTTACATCCACAAGATACTCCCTCAACAAGCTAAAGCTTAAAGTGAATGTTCCATGGAGAGCTTGGATGCTTAATAGCGAG GTTGGAGGATACACCGTGGTGTATGATCATAATTTAACATTTGCTACTATTCGAGGAGCAGGACACGAGGCTCCAAGTTATCAACCAGCTCGAGCTCTCGAGATGATTAAGAGTTTTCTTCAAGGGGTGCATCTCCCTGCTGTTTAA